One window of the Candidatus Zixiibacteriota bacterium genome contains the following:
- a CDS encoding hypothetical protein (Evidence 5 : Unknown function) — protein MCGQFMEQDEIRHFFGEILKENRYISSESMAVFGKLIRLTLQFRDSYFESHAEILTVEETRRGLDVYQNAVGSGRLPEKLSPKIAGLVKLWLKEINGIKL, from the coding sequence ATGTGCGGGCAGTTTATGGAGCAAGATGAAATAAGGCATTTTTTCGGGGAAATCCTGAAGGAAAATCGCTATATCTCATCGGAATCGATGGCGGTTTTCGGGAAATTGATTCGTCTGACTCTGCAGTTTCGGGACAGTTATTTTGAATCGCACGCCGAAATTCTAACGGTGGAGGAAACCCGGCGGGGACTGGATGTCTATCAAAATGCTGTCGGGAGCGGCCGTTTGCCGGAGAAACTCTCGCCCAAAATTGCCGGACTTGTCAAACTCTGGCTAAAGGAAATAAACGGGATTAAATTGTAA
- the pcm gene encoding Protein-L-isoaspartate O-methyltransferase, whose protein sequence is MKGVETKGAEVVNPRFYHYLFLYLIVMAIFFSCVGQTESNEFSDSAYAALRAKMVETQLIPRDISDDRVLAAMGKVKRHLFIPKEFRAEAYTDGPLPIGQDQTISQPYIVALMTELLKIDSSCRILEIGTGSGYQAAILGEIGKMVYSIEIIPSLADRAERLLDSLGYKNVEVRTGDGYLGWPEKAPFDAVIVTAAAPKIPQPLIDQLNVGGRMVIPVGDFSQELYLIEKTKDGVIKKAVIPVRFVPMTGEVQKK, encoded by the coding sequence ATGAAGGGTGTCGAAACGAAAGGCGCGGAAGTGGTAAACCCTCGCTTTTATCATTATTTATTTCTATATTTGATTGTTATGGCAATCTTTTTTTCGTGCGTGGGGCAAACAGAATCAAATGAGTTTTCCGATTCCGCTTATGCCGCTCTCCGGGCTAAGATGGTTGAAACACAATTGATTCCCCGGGACATCAGCGATGATAGAGTTCTGGCAGCGATGGGGAAGGTCAAACGACATTTATTTATTCCCAAGGAATTTCGGGCCGAGGCATATACCGATGGCCCGCTGCCGATCGGTCAGGATCAAACTATTTCTCAGCCGTACATCGTAGCCCTGATGACAGAACTCCTGAAAATCGACTCCAGTTGCCGGATTCTGGAAATCGGCACCGGTTCCGGGTATCAGGCGGCGATTCTCGGGGAAATAGGAAAAATGGTTTATTCCATCGAAATTATCCCGTCGCTTGCCGATAGAGCCGAGCGGCTTCTGGATTCTCTTGGATACAAGAATGTTGAGGTAAGAACCGGGGACGGTTATCTCGGATGGCCGGAAAAGGCCCCGTTTGATGCTGTTATTGTCACGGCGGCGGCGCCCAAAATTCCCCAGCCGCTGATTGATCAATTGAATGTAGGGGGGCGGATGGTGATCCCGGTCGGCGATTTCAGCCAGGAGCTTTATCTTATCGAGAAGACCAAAGACGGCGTCATCAAAAAAGCGGTAATCCCGGTCCGATTCGTTCCCATGACGGGCGAAGTACAGAAAAAGTGA
- the fba gene encoding Fructose-bisphosphate aldolase, which produces MPLVSLIDMYKPANEKRYAIGQFNVNNLEFIQAALEAAEELKSPIILAASTSAIKYAGFDYLVNIVRTGASKMTAPVALHLDHGATIDDAKKCIDGGFTSVMIDASHESFEENIRITKEVVKMAHPKHIAVEAELGRLGGIEDNVSVSENEAKLTDPDQAVEFVRQTGCDALAVAVGTSHGAYKFKGEAKLAFDRIDAIKKRVNIPLVLHGASGVGQELLDRAQKYGAKLPGAKGVPDEAYKKAISLGINKINIDTDLRLAWIGVVREVIATKPEEFDPRKVLGPARDAVKKVVMSKMHLFDSAGKA; this is translated from the coding sequence ATGCCACTGGTTTCATTGATCGATATGTATAAGCCGGCCAATGAAAAGCGCTATGCGATCGGACAATTCAATGTCAACAACCTGGAATTCATACAGGCGGCTCTGGAAGCCGCAGAGGAATTGAAGTCACCCATCATTCTGGCGGCCTCGACATCGGCCATTAAGTACGCCGGATTCGACTATCTGGTCAATATTGTCCGGACCGGAGCATCCAAGATGACCGCCCCCGTGGCTCTTCATCTGGATCACGGCGCCACTATCGATGATGCCAAGAAGTGTATTGACGGCGGTTTTACATCAGTGATGATTGACGCCTCGCACGAGTCGTTTGAAGAAAATATCCGGATTACCAAGGAAGTGGTCAAAATGGCGCATCCCAAGCATATCGCCGTTGAGGCGGAACTGGGACGGCTCGGGGGAATCGAGGATAATGTTTCGGTCTCGGAGAATGAAGCGAAACTGACCGATCCCGATCAGGCGGTGGAGTTTGTGAGGCAAACCGGATGCGACGCCCTGGCCGTAGCCGTGGGAACGAGCCACGGAGCATACAAGTTTAAAGGCGAGGCCAAACTGGCTTTTGATCGTATCGACGCAATCAAAAAGCGGGTGAATATACCGCTGGTTCTTCACGGAGCGAGTGGCGTCGGGCAGGAACTTCTGGACCGGGCGCAAAAATATGGCGCCAAATTGCCCGGAGCCAAGGGAGTGCCCGATGAGGCATACAAGAAGGCGATTTCCCTGGGTATCAATAAGATAAATATTGATACCGATCTCCGCCTCGCCTGGATCGGGGTGGTACGCGAAGTCATTGCCACCAAGCCGGAAGAATTCGATCCGCGCAAAGTTCTCGGCCCGGCCCGCGACGCCGTGAAGAAGGTGGTCATGAGTAAAATGCATCTATTTGATTCAGCCGGAAAGGCCTGA
- a CDS encoding exported hypothetical protein (Evidence 5 : Unknown function), whose product MRRLALIGLLFPLIFLTCSKPAVVKDQTNFDKGLAALAAGNPDEALKIFRQLTTTDASSPDGAYGEALTFDAEGLLYEAISSYQNLIAKEKDFVPALRSLAILSHRAGLDGLCVSMLDQYRKAVGDSASILALRADALISLGYYKDAETAVNEGLSKFPDDPEMQAVAAKYYLHSGNPNKSRQLIDEARDAGSDLAGPLNLLGEYYALMGQTDSAAQYYEKSLQADKDNFYHKADIAEKLLAIGYDYPAETLTDQLLKTNGKSHRAIMLKSSIFKFRGKSWNALDTYGAAAVVLPNSPTVLSHEAIFYYDVYNSTIGETYMNNAIDIIERDSLPVGVLVDVQLNWIRAMEKTGANSQTPMLLRMLIGAFPQDYQVIEMAAQIYLKYAPPDSTRKMLEIFEQAIANNPVRLAEAGGIYARADSASAATRCFFKALEIDKISYASMIGQASLYVKQDGSNTAIAFLEKQGEPAASYPLIANDKITYYSDNRQWDRALNIAERQAGLGPRDLNRFRTAINLAIQINDKERALKLIKQCVDFNSGIPAGFALAGEFYIDIGKADEAAECLSKATALDSLSVPGFILEARLDTLQGRYDDALRTYRRAIAADQYAGEAIDGLATVLIEKKNDYANAANEMSSAIATDPSNPKFHMTQGWAYYKMGRYDLARGSFEKALKFDPRNPLINYYAGINYFKDKKPNQAGECLRKALAGKLPDRLRSEAENTLRDL is encoded by the coding sequence ATGAGAAGACTTGCCCTGATTGGATTGCTTTTTCCCCTGATTTTTCTGACCTGTTCCAAACCTGCCGTTGTCAAGGATCAAACCAACTTTGATAAGGGCCTGGCCGCCCTGGCGGCGGGAAATCCCGACGAGGCGCTTAAAATCTTTCGCCAGTTGACGACAACCGATGCCTCCTCGCCCGATGGCGCTTATGGTGAGGCCCTGACTTTTGACGCCGAGGGATTGCTGTATGAAGCCATCAGTTCCTATCAAAATCTGATAGCCAAAGAGAAAGACTTCGTTCCGGCCTTAAGATCGCTGGCCATATTGAGTCATCGGGCTGGTCTCGACGGCTTATGTGTTTCTATGCTGGATCAATATCGCAAAGCGGTCGGCGACAGTGCCTCCATTTTGGCGCTTCGAGCCGACGCCCTGATCTCTTTGGGTTATTATAAAGATGCGGAAACGGCTGTTAATGAGGGACTTTCCAAATTTCCCGATGACCCCGAAATGCAGGCGGTCGCCGCCAAGTACTATCTTCATAGCGGCAACCCAAATAAGAGCCGTCAGCTGATTGATGAAGCCCGCGATGCCGGTTCAGATCTGGCCGGCCCCCTGAACCTTCTTGGTGAATATTATGCACTCATGGGACAAACCGATTCCGCGGCTCAGTATTATGAAAAATCTCTGCAGGCCGATAAAGATAATTTCTATCACAAGGCCGATATCGCCGAAAAACTGCTGGCGATCGGCTATGACTATCCCGCCGAGACGTTGACAGATCAATTATTGAAAACCAACGGCAAATCGCATCGCGCCATCATGCTGAAAAGCTCCATCTTTAAATTTCGCGGAAAATCCTGGAACGCCCTCGATACCTACGGTGCAGCCGCCGTCGTTCTTCCCAATTCGCCCACCGTTCTCTCTCACGAGGCCATTTTTTACTACGATGTTTATAACAGCACTATCGGCGAGACTTACATGAACAACGCCATCGATATTATCGAGAGAGACTCCCTGCCGGTCGGTGTCTTGGTCGATGTTCAGTTGAATTGGATAAGGGCGATGGAAAAGACCGGAGCCAATTCGCAGACACCGATGCTTCTTCGTATGCTGATCGGCGCCTTTCCTCAGGACTATCAGGTCATAGAGATGGCGGCGCAAATTTACCTGAAATATGCCCCCCCCGATTCGACCCGAAAGATGCTGGAAATTTTCGAGCAGGCGATTGCAAATAATCCGGTTCGTCTGGCGGAAGCCGGTGGGATTTATGCCCGAGCCGATTCTGCAAGTGCGGCGACCCGCTGTTTCTTTAAGGCTCTTGAGATCGATAAGATTTCCTACGCTTCCATGATAGGCCAGGCATCGCTCTATGTAAAGCAGGACGGGTCCAATACCGCAATTGCATTTTTGGAAAAACAGGGAGAGCCTGCTGCTTCATACCCTTTGATCGCGAATGACAAGATCACTTACTATTCTGATAACCGCCAATGGGACCGGGCCTTGAATATAGCGGAAAGACAAGCCGGCCTCGGCCCTCGCGATCTGAATCGATTCAGAACGGCGATAAATTTGGCCATTCAAATCAATGATAAGGAAAGAGCCCTGAAATTAATAAAACAGTGCGTTGACTTCAATTCCGGGATCCCTGCCGGATTTGCCCTGGCCGGAGAATTTTACATAGATATTGGAAAAGCCGATGAGGCCGCCGAGTGTCTGTCAAAGGCGACGGCTCTTGATTCTCTCAGCGTTCCCGGATTTATTTTGGAAGCGCGGCTGGATACGCTTCAGGGGCGGTATGACGACGCTCTGAGAACATATCGACGGGCCATCGCCGCGGATCAATACGCCGGTGAAGCCATTGACGGATTGGCAACCGTATTAATCGAGAAAAAGAACGATTATGCCAACGCCGCCAATGAGATGTCGTCGGCCATCGCCACCGATCCCTCAAACCCCAAATTCCATATGACACAGGGCTGGGCTTATTACAAAATGGGGCGGTACGATCTGGCTCGGGGCAGTTTCGAGAAGGCCCTTAAGTTCGATCCCCGAAATCCTCTGATCAATTACTATGCGGGAATAAATTATTTTAAGGACAAAAAACCCAATCAGGCCGGAGAGTGCCTTAGAAAAGCACTGGCGGGGAAACTTCCCGATCGGCTTCGTTCCGAAGCAGAAAATACCCTTCGCGATTTATAG
- the lptB gene encoding putative lipopolysaccharide transport protein B: ATP-binding component of ABC superfamily (Evidence 3 : Putative function from multiple computational evidences; PubMedId : 17056748, 7876255, 9298646; Product type t : transporter) has protein sequence MDYLSSVDLVKKYRKRVVVDSVSITVKPGEVVGLLGPNGAGKTTTFYMIIGFIRPNAGKVFIGDREITRLAMYKRAGMGIGYLAQETSVFRKLTVEENIRAILQMRHMSRKAQNERLEELLAQLDITHLRKAKAYTLSGGERRRVEITRTLVTEPKYILLDEPFAGIDPIAVEDIQKIISRLTKQGLGVLITDHNVRETLSICDRAYIMCDGKILKDGTSQFLAEDPEARKIYLGEKFRLN, from the coding sequence ATGGACTATTTGAGCTCAGTCGACCTAGTCAAAAAATATAGAAAAAGGGTTGTTGTTGACAGTGTCTCGATAACCGTGAAACCGGGCGAAGTTGTCGGTCTTCTGGGGCCTAACGGGGCAGGAAAAACAACCACCTTTTATATGATTATCGGATTTATCCGACCCAACGCCGGCAAAGTCTTTATCGGCGACAGGGAAATAACCCGGCTGGCGATGTATAAAAGAGCCGGGATGGGAATTGGCTATCTGGCTCAGGAAACCTCGGTTTTCCGCAAATTGACGGTTGAGGAGAATATCAGGGCGATTTTGCAGATGCGGCATATGTCGCGCAAAGCGCAGAATGAACGGCTGGAAGAACTTCTGGCGCAACTGGATATAACCCATTTGAGGAAGGCCAAAGCGTATACTCTCTCCGGAGGGGAAAGGCGGCGGGTTGAAATTACCCGGACCCTGGTGACAGAGCCGAAATATATATTGCTCGATGAGCCATTTGCAGGAATCGATCCGATTGCGGTGGAGGATATTCAGAAGATTATTTCGCGGTTGACCAAACAGGGGTTGGGTGTCCTGATCACCGATCATAATGTCAGGGAGACTCTCTCGATCTGCGACCGGGCATATATAATGTGCGACGGGAAAATATTGAAGGACGGCACCTCGCAGTTCCTGGCGGAGGATCCGGAGGCGCGTAAGATATATCTGGGTGAGAAGTTCCGGCTTAACTGA
- a CDS encoding RNA polymerase, sigma 54 subunit, RpoN, whose protein sequence is MKLGLQLKLKQTLAPQLIQSLKMLQMPILKLEQTLRHELSVNPMLEELEPVETPETSERDDDSSLPQEDNQIDPKLDKIDWENYLGDDQEFKYRSNFNKEEEETFERVPVMEKSLYDHLLEQLSFMKLSEDEHLIGEYIIGNISPKGYLVCSNQEMADELKLPLEKVDKVLKIIQSFDPPGVGAHDLRESLMIQLEEKGYKDSLAYQIVDQYINVLDRKSILQISRAMGVPFEKAQQAMDLIKTLSPTPAYGRFESSAIPIVPDLIVDRLGEEYIVYHNDKNFPKLRINPGYRQLLKPGSKITKDTRKYVREKLEQARWLLNSINQRRTTMIRVMDAIVDEQKDFFEKGPAFLKPLIMEDIAQKVSMNVATISRVSNGKYVQTPQGVYEIKYFFNSGIASEEGEDISKRHVKNRIEEIIRAEDAEHPLSDQEIFQKLQDEKIMLARRTVTKYREELKIPPARFRKRMV, encoded by the coding sequence ATGAAACTCGGATTACAGCTCAAGCTCAAACAGACTCTGGCACCGCAACTTATCCAATCTTTGAAGATGTTGCAGATGCCTATCTTGAAATTGGAACAGACCCTTCGTCATGAGCTGTCTGTCAATCCTATGCTTGAGGAACTGGAGCCGGTCGAAACGCCGGAAACTTCGGAGCGGGACGACGATTCCTCTCTTCCTCAGGAAGACAATCAGATCGACCCCAAACTGGACAAAATCGACTGGGAGAATTATCTCGGCGATGACCAGGAATTCAAGTACCGCAGTAATTTCAACAAGGAAGAAGAAGAGACCTTCGAGCGCGTTCCGGTCATGGAAAAATCGCTCTACGACCATCTTCTCGAACAGTTATCCTTCATGAAATTATCCGAGGATGAGCATCTCATCGGCGAATATATCATCGGCAATATCTCTCCCAAAGGGTATCTGGTCTGTTCCAACCAGGAGATGGCCGATGAACTTAAACTGCCGCTGGAAAAAGTCGACAAAGTCCTGAAAATAATACAGTCATTCGATCCTCCGGGAGTCGGCGCCCACGATTTGCGGGAATCACTCATGATACAACTGGAGGAAAAAGGGTACAAGGATTCGCTGGCGTATCAAATTGTTGACCAATATATCAATGTCCTCGATAGAAAATCGATATTGCAGATTTCCCGCGCCATGGGGGTACCGTTCGAGAAGGCCCAGCAGGCGATGGACCTGATTAAGACCCTCTCCCCCACGCCGGCGTACGGGCGTTTCGAATCCTCGGCCATACCGATTGTCCCCGACCTGATCGTGGACCGTCTCGGCGAGGAATATATCGTGTATCATAACGACAAGAATTTCCCGAAACTGCGGATCAACCCGGGGTACCGTCAGTTGCTGAAGCCGGGAAGCAAAATCACCAAGGATACGCGCAAATATGTCCGGGAAAAACTGGAGCAGGCCCGCTGGCTTCTGAACTCCATTAATCAGCGCCGCACCACCATGATTCGGGTGATGGACGCGATCGTGGACGAGCAGAAAGATTTCTTCGAAAAGGGGCCGGCCTTTTTGAAACCGCTGATCATGGAGGATATCGCCCAGAAGGTTAGCATGAATGTCGCCACGATCAGCCGGGTCTCCAACGGCAAATATGTGCAAACACCTCAGGGGGTTTACGAGATCAAATATTTCTTCAATTCCGGTATCGCCAGCGAAGAGGGCGAGGATATCTCCAAGCGACATGTCAAGAATCGGATCGAGGAGATAATCCGGGCCGAGGACGCCGAGCATCCGCTCTCCGACCAGGAGATTTTCCAGAAACTGCAGGATGAGAAAATCATGCTGGCGCGCCGGACAGTAACTAAATACCGGGAGGAACTGAAGATTCCTCCGGCCCGTTTTCGGAAGAGAATGGTTTAG
- the glpX gene encoding Fructose-1,6-bisphosphatase class 2, which translates to MDRNLALEIVRVTEAAALASAQWVGRGAHNDADRAATEAMRRTLDSIPFKGTVVIGEGERDEAPMLFIGEEVGGGSNPLVDIAVDPLECTNSVAYGRPNALAVIAIAPRGQLLHAPDCYMEKIAVGPKAAEAIDLDKSPEENIGRVAEALGLKISNLTVVILDRDRHQDLISRVRQTGARIHLIADGDVSSAIAAALPDTGVDMLLGIGGAPEGVLAAAALRCIGGSMQGRLVFRNKEEMERAKKMGINDIQKVFQTDELASGDGIMFAATGVTDGDLLKGVVFHAGGAVTQSLVLRQTSGTRRFIKAEHYFESKPVY; encoded by the coding sequence ATGGATCGGAATCTGGCACTTGAAATTGTTCGTGTAACCGAAGCGGCCGCCCTGGCCAGCGCGCAGTGGGTCGGACGCGGCGCCCATAACGACGCCGACCGGGCCGCGACCGAAGCGATGCGCCGCACTCTCGACAGCATTCCCTTCAAAGGCACGGTTGTCATCGGCGAAGGCGAGCGGGACGAGGCCCCGATGCTTTTTATCGGCGAGGAAGTCGGCGGGGGAAGTAATCCGCTGGTCGATATCGCGGTCGATCCGCTCGAGTGCACCAACTCGGTGGCGTACGGCCGTCCCAACGCTTTGGCGGTAATCGCGATTGCCCCCCGCGGGCAATTGCTTCATGCTCCCGATTGTTACATGGAAAAAATCGCGGTCGGGCCGAAAGCGGCCGAGGCGATCGATCTCGACAAATCGCCCGAAGAGAATATCGGGCGAGTGGCGGAAGCGCTGGGGCTCAAAATTTCCAATCTGACAGTGGTGATTCTGGATCGGGATCGGCATCAGGACCTGATCAGTCGGGTGCGCCAGACCGGGGCAAGGATTCATCTGATTGCCGACGGCGATGTCTCGTCGGCAATTGCCGCGGCTCTTCCCGACACCGGAGTCGATATGCTTCTGGGGATCGGCGGAGCGCCGGAGGGGGTTCTGGCGGCGGCGGCTTTGCGCTGTATCGGCGGGTCGATGCAGGGGCGGCTGGTGTTCCGCAACAAGGAAGAGATGGAGCGGGCGAAAAAAATGGGGATTAACGATATTCAAAAAGTTTTCCAAACCGACGAATTGGCGTCCGGCGACGGGATCATGTTTGCCGCTACGGGTGTAACCGACGGCGATCTCCTGAAGGGAGTCGTGTTCCATGCCGGCGGAGCCGTAACCCAGTCTTTGGTATTGCGCCAGACTTCGGGGACGCGTCGGTTTATAAAGGCAGAGCATTATTTCGAAAGCAAACCGGTTTATTGA
- a CDS encoding Sigma 54 modulation protein/ribosomal protein S30EA: MNIEITARHFDLTPQLKENIERELNGLTRYFENIISADVILDVEKYRQSAEIKVKVYNQSITGKADSNDMYASIEMAVDKVKTQLKKYKGKLKEKHPDKIEEKVERITRPKTNVDEVDQ; this comes from the coding sequence ATGAACATTGAAATTACCGCGAGGCATTTTGACCTGACTCCGCAGTTGAAAGAGAACATAGAGAGGGAACTGAATGGGCTGACACGTTATTTCGAGAACATTATTTCGGCCGATGTCATTCTCGATGTCGAGAAGTACCGTCAGAGCGCCGAAATCAAGGTCAAGGTTTATAATCAGAGCATTACCGGCAAGGCCGATTCCAATGATATGTACGCCTCGATCGAGATGGCCGTGGACAAGGTGAAGACGCAACTCAAGAAGTACAAAGGGAAACTCAAAGAGAAGCATCCGGACAAGATCGAGGAGAAAGTGGAGCGGATAACGCGCCCGAAGACCAATGTGGATGAGGTCGATCAATAG
- a CDS encoding hypothetical protein (Evidence 5 : Unknown function), giving the protein MNVGIDRLLVHINRVLCTYGPGETRHIEMVSELHGEVDYSRPPQGVGYLSDRTPVWRRAGQSKRCRNREGFDLPLTAKWGEKDHLTELNELVYLNWFRVRNRHINTKFSYYRGGNYEICLNGFAGNYFGSYDDLICKCMW; this is encoded by the coding sequence GTGAATGTGGGAATTGATCGGCTTTTGGTACATATTAATAGAGTTCTCTGTACCTATGGGCCCGGCGAGACAAGGCACATCGAAATGGTATCGGAATTGCACGGGGAGGTAGATTATAGCCGCCCACCCCAAGGGGTGGGTTACCTGTCTGATAGGACTCCGGTATGGCGGAGAGCAGGTCAATCAAAAAGATGTCGAAACCGCGAGGGTTTCGACCTACCCTTGACTGCAAAATGGGGGGAAAAAGACCATTTGACAGAGTTAAATGAACTAGTATATTTAAATTGGTTTAGAGTTCGGAACCGCCACATTAATACGAAATTCTCCTATTATCGGGGAGGTAATTATGAGATATGTCTTAATGGCTTCGCTGGGAATTATTTTGGTTCCTATGATGATCTCATTTGCAAGTGTATGTGGTGA
- a CDS encoding exported hypothetical protein (Evidence 5 : Unknown function): protein MRYVLMASLGIILVPMMISFASVCGDANRNGVINILDVSHVINYLYKSGSPPIPPQSADVNLSGSVNILDATYLIDYLYRSGPAPLCHMVSDIDGNAYFTVTIGTQVWMAENLQVTHYSNGDAIPYITDAIAWSNLTTGAYSDFDNNINNAATYGRLYNWYAAADSRNIAPSGWHVPNESDWLTLINYLGGFGYAGWKMKEAGTMHWYSPNTGANNESGFSVLPAGCRYFDGVDFLSMGYSAFIWSATDHTADLAWNYYFFWQDPGVSHGVDNKHYGFSIRCVKD from the coding sequence ATGAGATATGTCTTAATGGCTTCGCTGGGAATTATTTTGGTTCCTATGATGATCTCATTTGCAAGTGTATGTGGTGACGCCAACAGAAATGGTGTTATCAATATTCTTGATGTCAGTCATGTCATTAATTATCTTTATAAATCGGGGTCGCCGCCTATTCCGCCGCAATCGGCCGATGTGAATTTATCAGGAAGCGTGAATATACTAGATGCAACATATTTAATAGATTACCTGTATAGATCGGGCCCGGCACCATTATGCCATATGGTGTCAGACATTGATGGCAATGCATACTTTACAGTTACCATTGGCACGCAGGTGTGGATGGCGGAGAATTTGCAGGTGACCCATTATAGTAATGGCGATGCCATTCCCTATATAACAGACGCAATCGCCTGGTCGAACTTAACAACCGGAGCCTACAGCGACTTTGATAATAATATAAATAATGCTGCGACCTATGGCAGGCTTTATAATTGGTATGCGGCAGCCGACAGCCGGAATATTGCCCCATCAGGCTGGCATGTGCCAAATGAATCCGATTGGTTGACATTGATAAATTATCTTGGGGGATTCGGCTATGCTGGTTGGAAAATGAAAGAAGCCGGAACAATGCATTGGTACAGTCCTAACACAGGGGCTAATAATGAGAGTGGTTTCTCCGTGTTACCTGCCGGCTGTCGTTATTTCGATGGAGTGGATTTCCTTAGTATGGGTTACAGCGCATTCATTTGGTCCGCGACGGATCACACCGCTGACTTAGCATGGAACTACTATTTCTTTTGGCAAGACCCAGGTGTCAGCCACGGAGTAGATAATAAGCACTACGGTTTCTCGATTCGATGTGTGAAGGATTGA